In the genome of Chryseobacterium oryzae, one region contains:
- the murI gene encoding glutamate racemase → MKTKKQDYSHLSSKQPIGIFDSGVGGLTVAKEIKRLLPNEDLIYFGDTKHLPYGEKSKEAIIGYSTKIANFLLEQNCKAIVIACNTATANALNEVMESVAGKVPVIDVINPVAEKVSYEIHNNVGVIATKATVNSGLYKKSIRKHNKFIKVDELATPLLVPAIEEGFKNHPITHAIIYNYLSNSKLKNIETLILGCTHYPLLIDEIKQYYGNRVRVIDSPNIVASHLKIILDKYHLLNENNAHPVYQFYLSDITKNFEKISKKFFGKTIDLELKVL, encoded by the coding sequence TTGAAAACTAAAAAACAAGATTATTCGCATCTTTCGTCTAAACAGCCCATTGGTATTTTCGATAGTGGAGTGGGAGGACTTACTGTGGCTAAAGAAATTAAAAGGCTGCTTCCAAACGAAGATTTAATATATTTTGGAGATACAAAACACCTTCCTTACGGTGAGAAATCCAAAGAAGCAATTATAGGGTATTCTACAAAAATTGCTAATTTTCTTCTAGAACAAAACTGTAAAGCGATTGTAATTGCATGTAATACAGCAACAGCAAATGCTTTGAACGAAGTGATGGAATCCGTAGCCGGAAAAGTTCCTGTTATTGACGTTATTAATCCTGTAGCCGAAAAAGTTTCATACGAAATTCATAATAATGTGGGCGTAATTGCGACGAAGGCAACGGTAAATTCTGGTTTGTACAAGAAGAGTATAAGAAAGCACAATAAATTTATTAAAGTAGATGAACTGGCAACTCCTCTTTTGGTTCCTGCCATAGAAGAAGGCTTTAAAAATCATCCTATTACTCATGCGATAATTTATAATTATCTAAGCAACAGTAAATTAAAGAATATTGAAACCTTGATTTTGGGCTGTACTCACTATCCGTTATTAATTGATGAAATTAAACAGTATTACGGAAACCGCGTACGAGTGATAGATTCTCCGAATATTGTTGCGAGTCATCTCAAGATTATTTTAGATAAATATCATCTGCTGAATGAAAACAATGCACATCCGGTATATCAATTCTATCTTTCGGATATCACGAAAAATTTCGAAAAAATCTCTAAAAAATTCTTTGGTAAAACAATAGATTTAGAGCTGAAAGTATTATAA